One region of Alosa alosa isolate M-15738 ecotype Scorff River chromosome 1, AALO_Geno_1.1, whole genome shotgun sequence genomic DNA includes:
- the fut9a gene encoding 4-galactosyl-N-acetylglucosaminide 3-alpha-L-fucosyltransferase 9 isoform X1 yields MPSAPILRVLRPLLLGTFLLGCFVTLFLMYLKPSTSWLSGPVESETSTIRAKGLLSNRSQQNQTTILVWLWPFGQTYDLSVCSSLFNIEGCHVTADRNLYNKSDGVVIHHRDISSDLSNLPPLYRPALQKWVWMNLESPSHSSQLPGIENLFNLTLNYRQDADIEVPYGTIVANQGDEEFVPPSKTKLVCWIVSNWNPDHVRVKYYNDLYKHIEVHAYGQAFGEYLSDQDYFPTIASCKFYLSFENSIHKDYITEKLYNPLSVGTVPVVLGPARENYQNFLQGDAFIHVDDFSSPKELAEFLLLLDKNEEMYLRYFDWRKHFKVKKAYFWAEHTCLACDYIRRHNEYKTFNNLDKWYWG; encoded by the coding sequence ATGCCATCTGCACCCATCCTCAGAGTTCTAAGACCCCTCTTGCTCGGAACCTTTCTGCTAGGATGTTTCGTGACGTTGTTTTTAATGTACCTCAAACCCTCCACGAGTTGGCTGTCCGGTCCCGTCGAATCGGAGACGTCCACGATACGCGCGAAGGGTCTTCTGTCCAACCGCAGCCAGCAGAATCAGACCACCATCCTGGTGTGGCTCTGGCCCTTTGGCCAGACGTACGACCTCAGCGTCTGCAGCTCCCTGTTCAACATCGAGGGCTGCCACGTGACGGCGGACAGGAACCTGTACAACAAGTCCGACGGCGTGGTCATCCACCACAGGGATATTTCCAGCGACTTGTCCAACTTGCCGCCTCTCTACCGCCCGGCGTTGCAGAAGTGGGTGTGGATGAACCTGGAGTCTCCTTCCCACTCCTCCCAGTTGCCTGGCATCGAGAATCTGTTTAATCTGACTCTGAACTACCGCCAAGATGCCGACATCGAAGTGCCTTACGGGACCATCGTCGCCAACCAGGGAGACGAGGAGTTTGTGCCGCCTAGCAAGACCAAGCTGGTGTGCTGGATTGTGAGCAACTGGAACCCAGACCATGTCAGAGTCAAGTACTACAATGACTTGTACAAACACATTGAGGTTCATGCTTATGGACAGGCTTTTGGAGAATACTTGTCCGACCAAGATTACTTCCCAACTATTGCCAGCTGTAAGTTTTATCTCTCGTTTGAGAACTCCATCCACAAGGACTACATCACAGAGAAGCTCTACAACCCTCTCTCCGTGGGGACGGTTCCTGTGGTGCTGGGTCCGGCCCGAGAGAACTACCAGAACTTCCTCCAAGGAGACGCTTTCATTCACGTGGACGACTTCTCGTCGCCCAAAGAGCTGGCCGAGTTCCTTCTGCTCCTGGACAAGAACGAGGAGATGTATCTGAGGTACTTTGATTGGCGCAAGCACTTCAAGGTGAAGAAGGCGTACTTCTGGGCCGAACACACGTGCCTCGCCTGTGACTACATACGAAGGCACAACGAGTACAAGACTTTCAACAACCTGGACAAATGGTACTGGGGTTGA
- the manea gene encoding glycoprotein endo-alpha-1,2-mannosidase yields the protein MARFRRKSCLALLALASFIFVIIVILKSSTEKALDLPDALGPERFPHANRQEKPVKQLQTDSPAPDADTKEVNMNQEAQLEKYPPPNYNVHAFYYTWYGNPQFDGKYLHWDHPLLPHWDPKVAAAFPTGRHSPPDDIGANFYPGLGAYSSRDPSVIDAHMRQMRMAAIGVLAISWYPPGLKDDNGDITDGIVPLVLDTAHKYQIKVTFQIEPFKGRDERTMFESVKYIVEKYGEHPAFFRYKTKTGRTLPLYYVYDSYLLSPDNWALFLKPNAKNSIRNTPYDGIFLGLMVEEKHKRSILSSGFDGMYTYFATNGFTYGSTYRNWRSIKAYCDANDLIFIPSVGPGYIDTSIRPWNSQNTRNRVKGRYYETALGAAVDAGSRVVSITSFNEWHEGTQIEMAVPKSGGTAYLDYLPHKPGIYLQITRKWADKFSGE from the exons ATGGCCAGATTTAGACGTAAATCCTGTTTGGCATTACTGGCATTGGCATCATTTATTTTCGTAATCATAGTCATTTTGAAATCCTCAACTGAAAAGGCCTTAGACCTGCCAGATGCATTAGGTCCGGAGCGGTTTCCTCACGCCAACAGACAGGAAAAACCTGtaaaacagttacaaactgACAGTCCAGCCCCTGATGCAGACACTAAAGAGGTAAACATGAACCAGGAGGCCCAGCTGGAGAAGTACCCTCCGCCCAATTATAATGTTCACGCCTTCTACTACACCTGGTACGGCAATCCGCAGTTTGACGGGAAGTACCTCCACTGGGACCACCCGCTGCTTCCACACTGGGACCCCAAGGTGGCAGCAGCGTTCCCCACGGGGCGGCACTCGCCTCCTGATGACATCGGGGCCAACTTTTACCCCGGCCTGGGGGCATATAGCTCTCGGGACCCCTCCGTCATTGATGCCCACATGCGCCAGATGCGGATGGCAGCCATTG GAGTGCTGGCCATCTCTTGGTATCCACCTGGTTTGAAGGATGACAACGGTGACATCACAGATGGCATCGTGCCCCTGGTGTTAGATACGGCTCACAAATACCAGATTAAG GTGACTTTTCAAATTGAACCCTTTAAAGGACGTGATGAGAGGACTATGTTTGAGAGTGTGAAATACATTGTGGAAAA ATATGGAGAGCACCCAGCTTTCTTCAGGTATAAAACAAAGACCGGGAGGACCTTGCCTTTGTATTACGTTTATGACTCTTATCTGCTGAGTCCGGACAACTGGGCCCTTTTTTTAAAGCCCAATGCGAAGAACAGTATCAGGAATACTCCTTATGATGGAATCTTCCTGGGTCTCATGGTGGAGGAGAAACATAAGAGGTCCATCTTGTCGTCCGGCTTTGATGGCATGTACACTTACTTCGCCACCAACGGCTTCACCTACGGCTCCACCTATCGCAACTGGAGGTCCATCAAGGCCTACTGCGATGCCAACGACCTGATCTTTATACCCAGCGTCGGCCCAGGTTACATCGACACCAGCATCCGGCCATGGAACTCGCAGAACACACGGAACCGCGTTAAGGGCAGGTACTACGAGACTGCCCTCGGTGCTGCAGTGGACGCGGGTTCCCGGGTTGTCTCCATAACCTCCTTCAATGAGTGGCACGAGGGCACACAGATAGAGATGGCAGTGCCCAAGTCAGGGGGCACTGCCTACCTGGACTACTTACCACATAAGCCAGGCATCTACTTACAAATAACTCGAAAGTGGGCAGATAAATTCAGTGGTGAATGA
- the fut9a gene encoding 4-galactosyl-N-acetylglucosaminide 3-alpha-L-fucosyltransferase 9 isoform X2, translating to MPSAPILRVLRPLLLGTFLLGCFVTLFLMYLKPSTSWLSGPVESETSTIRAKGLLSNRSQQNQTTILVWLWPFGQTYDLSVCSSLFNIEGCHVTADRNLYNKSDGVVIHHRDISSDLSNLPPLYRPALQKWVWMNLESPSHSSQLPGIENLFNLTLNYRQDADIEVPYGTIVANQGDEEFVPPSKTKLVCWIVSNWNPDHVRVKYYNDLYKHIEVHAYGQAFGEYLSDQDYFPTIASCKFYLSFENSIHKDYITEKLYNPLSVGTVPVVLGPARENYQNFLQGDAFIHVDDFSSPKELAEFLLLLDKNEEMYLRYFDWRKHFKVKKAYFWAEHTCLACDYIRRHNEYKTFNNLDKWYWG from the exons ATGCCATCTGCACCCATCCTCAGAGTTCTAAGACCCCTCTTGCTCGGAACCTTTCTGCTAGGATGTTTCGTGACGTTGTTTTTAATGTACCTCAAACCCTCCACGAGTTGGCTGTCCGGTCCCGTCGAATCGGAGACGTCCACGATACGCGCGAAGGGTCTTCTGTCCAACCGCAGCCAGCAGAATCAGACCACCATCCTGGTGTGGCTCTGGCCCTTTGGCCAGACGTACGACCTCAGCGTCTGCAGCTCCCTGTTCAACATCGAGGGCTGCCACGTGACGGCGGACAGGAACCTGTACAACAAGTCCGACGGCGTGGTCATCCACCACAGGGATATTTCCAGCGACTTGTCCAACTTGCCGCCTCTCTACCGCCCGGCGTTGCAGAAGTGGGTGTGGATGAACCTGGAGTCTCCTTCCCACTCCTCCCAGTTGCCTGGCATCGAGAATCTGTTTAATCTGACTCTGAACTACCGCCAAGATGCCGACATCGAAGTGCCTTACGGGACCATCGTCGCCAACCAGGGAGACGAGGAGTTTGTGCCGCCTAGCAAGACCAAGCTGGTGTGCTGGATTGTGAGCAACTGGAACCCAGACCATGTCAGAGTCAAGTACTACAATGACTTGTACAAACACATTGAGGTTCATGCTTATGGACAGGCTTTTGGAGAATACTTGTCCGACCAAGATTACTTCCCAACTATTGCCAGCTGTAAGTTTTATCTCTCGTTTGAGAACTCCATCCACAAGGACTACATCACAGAGAAGCTCTACAACCCTCTCTCCGTGGGGACGGTTCCTGTGGTGCTGGGTCCGGCCCGAGAGAACTACCAGAACTTCCTCCAAGGAGACGCTTTCATTCACGTGGACGACTTCTCGTCGCCCAAAGAGCTGGCCGAGTTCCTTCTGCTCCTGGACAAGAACGAGGAGATGTATCTGAGGTACTTTGATTGGCGCAAGCACTTCAAGGTGAAGAAGGCGTACTTCTGGGCCGAACACACGTGCCTCGCCTGTGACTACATACGAAGGCACAACGAGTACAAGACTTTCAACAACCTGGACAAATG GTACTGGGGTTGA